A section of the Styela clava chromosome 9, kaStyClav1.hap1.2, whole genome shotgun sequence genome encodes:
- the LOC120339184 gene encoding choline/ethanolamine transporter FLVCR1-like isoform X2 codes for MLSLRSLMLGLILALLSGSFICAIGFISRDLFYVAALGRVITSSTFGTMFTTQVLLAANWFPSSETAMAFSLPVVTLTLGSVASSLIYPHAIPKLHLNNVTSGNDTNWDQAGEVSTLFCSTFGTFIASSLICLVLTIIYCKNQPPSPPSRAQEEMLTKNFNKKHKVNTSRISEMWNITRQRSFILMTLASSFQKSQLAYSVFLLPSCVLMTFPDLKNTVPGKIVLIATFGQIIGVIVTGKLLDKFKAFKLTIITGQLIMTTSCIGLFFAHSHRNLPSLYILYSIMNFCGGGFLPASIELLVETTYPSNKLLLMSLYTSFSNSAVFIFTTIVRMVMMNAGVPIATVAVSGFLLISTTAVCLVSPEYKRQKADNGVRYLDVDDNQNVTDESPVEK; via the exons ATGCTTTCTCTACGTTCTCTTATGCTGGGTTTAATTTTAGCTCTTCTGAGTGGTTCGTTCATTTGTGCAATTGGATTTATTTCAAG AGACTTGTTCTACGTTGCTGCTTTGGGGAGAGTCATCACGTCTAGTACATTTGGAACTATGTTTACAACGCAAGTATTGTTAGCTGCCAATTGGTTTCCTTCAAGTGAAACAGCAATGGCATTTTCTCTTCCCGTCGTAACACTTACTTTGGGAAGTGTCGCTTCCTCTCTTATTTATCCTCATGCAATTCCAAAACTGCATTTGAATAATGTTACCAGTGGAAACGACACTAATTGGGATCAGGCTGGTGAAGTATCTACGCTTTTCTGTTCAACCTTTGGAACGTTCATTGCATCTTCGTTGATTTGCTTAGTACTTACcattatttattgcaaaaatcaACCTCCATCACCACCGAGTCGAGCTCAAGAAGAAATgttgacaaaaaatttcaataaaaaacataaaGTGAACACTAGTCGTATATCGGAAATGTGGAACATTACACGTCAAAGATCATTCATCTTGATGACTTTGGCATCGTCGTTTCAAAAATCTCAGTTGGCTTATTCAGTGTTTTTACTGCCATCTTGTGTTTTAATGACATTTCCTGATTTAAAAAACACGGTGCCAGGGAAAATTGTTCTCATAGCAACTTTTGGACAAATTATTGGAGTCATCGTAACAGGAAAACTATTGGATAAATTTAAGGCATTCAAGCTTACAATAATAACAG GGCAATTGATCATGACGACATCTTGCATTGGATTGTTTTTTGCTCATTCTCATCGAAATCTTCCAAGTCTCTATATATTGTACTCAATAATGAACTTCTGCGGAGGAGGTTTTCTACCAGCATCAATCGAATTACTTGTCGAAACAACATACCCATCAAACAAATTACTTCTGATGTCTCTATACacttctttttcaaattcagctgtttttattttcacaaCCATTGTGAGAATGGTTATGATGAACGCTGGTGTCCCTATTGCGACAGTCGCCGTTTCAGGGTTCCTGCTGATATCAACAACGGCTGTTTGCTTGGTATCACCAGAGTACAAACGTCAGAAGGCAGATAATGGAGTACGATACTTAGATGTGGATGATAATCAAAATGTTACTGATGAATCTCCTGTTGAAAAGTGA
- the LOC120339184 gene encoding choline/ethanolamine transporter FLVCR1-like isoform X1, protein MSEQKDFWNMEYAAYPQRWILLSILCVVSFSQIYSSSGFILLNGIVAHFYRVTPYYTDLLAIIGSALGFPVGLVSAYFSDMLSLRSLMLGLILALLSGSFICAIGFISRDLFYVAALGRVITSSTFGTMFTTQVLLAANWFPSSETAMAFSLPVVTLTLGSVASSLIYPHAIPKLHLNNVTSGNDTNWDQAGEVSTLFCSTFGTFIASSLICLVLTIIYCKNQPPSPPSRAQEEMLTKNFNKKHKVNTSRISEMWNITRQRSFILMTLASSFQKSQLAYSVFLLPSCVLMTFPDLKNTVPGKIVLIATFGQIIGVIVTGKLLDKFKAFKLTIITGQLIMTTSCIGLFFAHSHRNLPSLYILYSIMNFCGGGFLPASIELLVETTYPSNKLLLMSLYTSFSNSAVFIFTTIVRMVMMNAGVPIATVAVSGFLLISTTAVCLVSPEYKRQKADNGVRYLDVDDNQNVTDESPVEK, encoded by the exons ATGTCAGAACAAAAAGACTTTTGGAATATGGAGTACGCAGCATATCCTCAACGATGGATACTTCTTTCCATTCTTTGTGTGGTATCATTTTCTCAAATATATTCTTCGAGTGGGTTTATTCTTCTAAACGGCATTGTCGCACATTTCTATAGAGTGACACCTTATTACACGGATTTGTTGGCGATCATAGGATCTGCACTTGGATTTCCAGTTGGATTAGTGTCTGCTTACTTCAGTGACATGCTTTCTCTACGTTCTCTTATGCTGGGTTTAATTTTAGCTCTTCTGAGTGGTTCGTTCATTTGTGCAATTGGATTTATTTCAAG AGACTTGTTCTACGTTGCTGCTTTGGGGAGAGTCATCACGTCTAGTACATTTGGAACTATGTTTACAACGCAAGTATTGTTAGCTGCCAATTGGTTTCCTTCAAGTGAAACAGCAATGGCATTTTCTCTTCCCGTCGTAACACTTACTTTGGGAAGTGTCGCTTCCTCTCTTATTTATCCTCATGCAATTCCAAAACTGCATTTGAATAATGTTACCAGTGGAAACGACACTAATTGGGATCAGGCTGGTGAAGTATCTACGCTTTTCTGTTCAACCTTTGGAACGTTCATTGCATCTTCGTTGATTTGCTTAGTACTTACcattatttattgcaaaaatcaACCTCCATCACCACCGAGTCGAGCTCAAGAAGAAATgttgacaaaaaatttcaataaaaaacataaaGTGAACACTAGTCGTATATCGGAAATGTGGAACATTACACGTCAAAGATCATTCATCTTGATGACTTTGGCATCGTCGTTTCAAAAATCTCAGTTGGCTTATTCAGTGTTTTTACTGCCATCTTGTGTTTTAATGACATTTCCTGATTTAAAAAACACGGTGCCAGGGAAAATTGTTCTCATAGCAACTTTTGGACAAATTATTGGAGTCATCGTAACAGGAAAACTATTGGATAAATTTAAGGCATTCAAGCTTACAATAATAACAG GGCAATTGATCATGACGACATCTTGCATTGGATTGTTTTTTGCTCATTCTCATCGAAATCTTCCAAGTCTCTATATATTGTACTCAATAATGAACTTCTGCGGAGGAGGTTTTCTACCAGCATCAATCGAATTACTTGTCGAAACAACATACCCATCAAACAAATTACTTCTGATGTCTCTATACacttctttttcaaattcagctgtttttattttcacaaCCATTGTGAGAATGGTTATGATGAACGCTGGTGTCCCTATTGCGACAGTCGCCGTTTCAGGGTTCCTGCTGATATCAACAACGGCTGTTTGCTTGGTATCACCAGAGTACAAACGTCAGAAGGCAGATAATGGAGTACGATACTTAGATGTGGATGATAATCAAAATGTTACTGATGAATCTCCTGTTGAAAAGTGA
- the LOC120340204 gene encoding uncharacterized protein LOC120340204, protein MQIFSFTSPLKDEEDSENKIMKTAIILALVALFVADVSGGWGSFTKAMKKAGSTMIKAARSPTGRVILTHAAKLAFGDVRAIREMDDAEVSQMFDAIQMIREMDDDEFLAFAKAANMEDFE, encoded by the exons ATGCAAATATTTAGCTTCACTTCACCTCTCAAAGACGAAGAAGATTCAG AAAACAAAATCATGAAAACCGCAATCATTCTAGCTTTGGTAGCATTATTTGTTGCTGATGTCTCAGGAGGATGGGGAAGCTTTACAAAGGCCATGAAAAAAGCAGGTTCAACCATGATCAAAGCAGCGAGAAGTCC AACTGGTAGAGTAATATTGACACACGCAGCAAAACTCGCGTTCGGTGATGTTCGTGCAATTAGAGAAATG GACGATGCTGAAGTCAGTCAAATGTTTGATGCAATTCAAATGATCAGAGAAATGGACGACG ACGAATTCCTCGCCTTCGCAAAAGCAGCGAACATGGAAGATTTTGAATAG